One segment of Acidianus sp. HS-5 DNA contains the following:
- a CDS encoding DUF973 family protein, with translation MEKSPESKLKTVAILLSLSTGVYYISYVLVFYFVYVIKYNFFVEMIFPGLLAVSLIALFPIGFLTRGLRNTNFNIGYLMYVAGIILFEFIPIPFLIFLGNFFLGIAYRDIGRLEKNRNLEKAGWVASVPFASFIGFSLCYVYYKSPEEVEKEEEMRREMEEIKPSPVPYQIGIGKLNSNGDFEFSFYSPREDKIIGVKFDDKIVNTEIPVKTGKNIVKGKVEIDPLKMVAGNLYNITVTFTNGETFTAVLQYSP, from the coding sequence ATGGAGAAATCACCAGAAAGCAAGCTAAAAACTGTAGCAATATTACTTTCGTTATCTACTGGAGTGTATTACATATCTTATGTACTTGTTTTCTATTTCGTTTATGTAATAAAATACAATTTCTTTGTCGAAATGATTTTTCCTGGGCTTTTAGCAGTATCTTTAATAGCGTTATTTCCAATAGGTTTCCTAACAAGAGGACTAAGAAATACTAATTTCAACATAGGGTACTTAATGTATGTTGCAGGAATTATTCTTTTTGAATTCATACCAATTCCTTTCCTAATATTTTTAGGAAATTTCTTCTTGGGAATAGCTTACAGAGATATAGGCAGACTAGAGAAAAATAGAAATCTTGAAAAAGCTGGCTGGGTAGCTTCAGTTCCTTTTGCCTCTTTTATAGGCTTTTCCTTATGTTATGTATATTATAAATCTCCAGAAGAAGTTGAAAAGGAGGAAGAAATGAGAAGAGAAATGGAGGAAATTAAACCTTCTCCCGTACCTTATCAGATAGGTATAGGAAAGCTGAACAGTAACGGAGACTTTGAGTTCTCATTTTATTCTCCTAGAGAAGATAAGATAATAGGCGTAAAATTTGATGATAAAATTGTAAACACGGAGATCCCAGTAAAAACTGGCAAAAATATAGTAAAAGGAAAAGTTGAAATTGACCCCTTAAAGATGGTTGCGGGGAATCTTTATAATATTACCGTGACTTTTACTAACGGAGAGACTTTTACTGCAGTTCTCCAATACTCTCCATAG
- a CDS encoding protease pro-enzyme activation domain-containing protein, with protein MKSISVFILVFMMFLGSIMAVEGIAYSQPSSCYIAPNIGGTPIRSLPANTPIYVNIFLPPKNMNEFLFLMQEEFHGQVHLSRQQIIKEFGNQQRINEISSYLQSNGFNVVFTTPFSLMAEAPAGKVDALFSTQLYLYKDGQEIFYKPNNNPVIPSTLHDLLIGGLTNYTTASPQYLVLGKLVNGVLKPTNSSRQVPLGLNFAFTMYTPQDFEGAYNVTGPEGKNVTVAIIDAWGDPLICEDVQQFDQEFHLPPANLTIIPVGPYFPLEGLFTGWYEETALDVEAVHSMAPYAHIDLVLSHGCAFCDILQAIIYIDSAGNAQVVDMSFGAPENEFSDSGFYAFYEGTPIVNYPLVNYYFELGTAEGITFIAASGDSGAYAGTYTTYGGVSFPSSSPFVLSVGGTSLYPQITSGYVSAMNSTAVYGYENAWSVLPQYEELGTSTVSSDGGYSTFFPSPYWQRHITSSDVRTIPDVSADANPYTGFTTIVLGTEEVIGGTSLSTQLWGGVIADIDSYLGKPLGLAAPLLYAIYENSTLYQEAFHEITQGFNGKYSVHAGYNLVTGVGSPNVGMLEEAVKGYLNAHPELEISLTTCEPGFSMPWYCYCTTFNIVADISYPNGTPVTTGSFTAYVYTLKGYLDNVTLIYNGTYWVGNFTITKGDTPNCWTVVVNGTSGGMYGVSQVDVDVGYSFNIIAPPEGIIPVNAPVSFCVCVYNPLGMPVTNTTVTMTMIYHGKVVSVSSLVYSGHNGDYKGTLTLLYPQPQGTYVIKANNTFGSAYEWEYFGLVVYGAVIPPINDGMTSASPGENITVLGYMYNPCDQGIFTAKAYAELISLNGQVVAKAPMTLAPDKTILGIYNLFGYHIANITIPDNVTPGYYKVVVTSCLSTIFGPSYGNFTTFIYISNSTLSYHVKSVSEVYEGQYVKVLANITYTNGTEVKFGEFTAGFIPAQENYRQICIEFDTGISMQYNSTLGEWEAVYQIPSILTEQCTIYKGFPEQSLSGFWDVIVEGTSASGENVISSYSYFDVLKYTYVGTQIITPTNASNVPLLIFNGTNYILQGVYSPKIKVEGIQGLIVRCSIIGSLCATGSTVTVEKSTVFSITASSSSLSLIQDTVGPTNDALNLVNSNATLISTVIEDSAYAFNITSSKVSMEGVSYINVTKLSNLPTPTIVSYYPVNITTSSATVTFNISGQDLKVIGVLINGEPITFTSTPTSTGISVSVPFNASTKPSGVYYVTIEVYDGLSYNLTTVVFNSYHEVVQSQSVSSLSSQQKSLSSQVSSQASSLSSLSSTLSSESSQLSSQAGRIGSASSSATDGEILGVVGIILAIVAIVLLLVRGGKRE; from the coding sequence ATGAAAAGTATTTCGGTCTTCATATTAGTTTTTATGATGTTTTTAGGCAGTATAATGGCAGTAGAAGGAATAGCTTACTCGCAACCTTCCAGCTGTTATATTGCTCCAAATATCGGTGGAACTCCTATAAGGTCTCTTCCTGCAAATACTCCTATTTATGTTAATATATTTTTACCGCCAAAAAATATGAATGAATTTCTATTCCTAATGCAAGAAGAATTTCACGGTCAAGTACATTTAAGTAGACAACAAATAATAAAGGAATTCGGAAATCAACAGAGGATTAACGAAATTTCTTCTTATTTGCAATCAAACGGGTTTAATGTAGTGTTTACAACTCCATTTTCCTTAATGGCTGAGGCACCGGCCGGTAAGGTTGATGCGTTATTCAGCACTCAACTTTACTTGTATAAAGATGGTCAAGAAATATTCTACAAACCAAATAATAATCCGGTTATTCCTTCAACTTTACATGATTTATTAATAGGCGGTTTAACTAATTATACTACTGCAAGTCCTCAATATTTAGTCTTAGGAAAACTTGTTAACGGCGTATTAAAGCCTACTAACTCATCAAGGCAAGTTCCCTTAGGCTTGAATTTCGCTTTTACAATGTATACTCCGCAGGATTTTGAAGGAGCTTATAACGTTACAGGTCCTGAGGGCAAAAACGTTACTGTGGCAATTATTGACGCATGGGGAGATCCACTAATATGTGAAGATGTACAGCAATTCGATCAAGAGTTTCACTTGCCTCCTGCGAACTTAACTATTATCCCCGTAGGTCCTTATTTCCCACTTGAAGGATTATTTACGGGCTGGTATGAAGAGACTGCTCTAGACGTAGAGGCAGTACATTCTATGGCCCCTTATGCTCATATAGACCTTGTTTTGTCTCACGGATGTGCGTTCTGTGATATTCTCCAAGCAATAATATACATAGATTCTGCAGGTAATGCACAAGTTGTAGATATGAGCTTCGGAGCTCCTGAGAACGAATTTAGTGACAGCGGATTTTATGCCTTCTACGAAGGAACACCAATAGTCAATTATCCTCTAGTAAACTATTACTTTGAGTTAGGCACTGCTGAGGGAATAACGTTTATAGCGGCCTCTGGAGATAGTGGAGCGTATGCTGGGACTTATACTACATATGGAGGAGTTTCATTCCCCTCTTCATCGCCATTCGTTCTTTCTGTAGGTGGCACTTCACTGTATCCACAAATAACCTCCGGTTATGTGTCCGCAATGAATTCTACCGCAGTTTACGGCTATGAGAATGCTTGGAGCGTATTGCCACAATATGAAGAATTAGGAACTTCTACCGTATCCTCAGATGGTGGCTATAGCACGTTCTTCCCATCTCCATATTGGCAGAGACATATTACTTCATCAGACGTTAGGACTATACCAGATGTTTCTGCAGATGCTAATCCTTATACTGGTTTTACAACCATAGTTCTTGGAACTGAAGAAGTAATAGGAGGTACTAGCTTGTCTACTCAGTTGTGGGGAGGAGTGATAGCTGATATCGATTCTTATCTAGGAAAGCCTTTAGGCTTGGCCGCTCCTCTACTTTATGCGATATATGAAAATTCTACATTATATCAAGAAGCATTCCATGAGATAACTCAAGGATTTAATGGTAAATACTCAGTACATGCAGGATACAACCTAGTCACTGGAGTAGGAAGTCCAAATGTGGGTATGTTAGAAGAAGCAGTTAAGGGGTATTTGAACGCCCACCCAGAGTTAGAAATTTCGTTAACAACTTGTGAGCCAGGATTTAGTATGCCCTGGTATTGTTATTGCACTACATTCAATATAGTTGCAGACATAAGTTATCCAAACGGCACACCAGTCACTACTGGATCATTTACTGCGTATGTGTATACTCTTAAAGGATACCTAGATAACGTGACGTTAATATATAACGGAACTTATTGGGTAGGAAACTTCACTATAACTAAAGGAGATACTCCAAACTGCTGGACTGTGGTAGTTAACGGCACTTCAGGAGGAATGTATGGAGTATCACAAGTAGACGTTGATGTAGGATACTCTTTCAATATTATTGCGCCACCAGAAGGTATAATTCCAGTAAATGCTCCGGTCTCATTCTGCGTATGTGTTTATAATCCTCTGGGCATGCCGGTTACAAATACTACAGTTACAATGACAATGATATACCACGGTAAAGTTGTTTCGGTATCGTCATTAGTGTATAGCGGACATAATGGAGATTATAAGGGAACTTTAACATTGTTGTATCCTCAACCTCAAGGGACTTACGTCATTAAGGCCAACAACACTTTCGGTTCTGCATACGAGTGGGAGTACTTCGGGCTGGTAGTTTATGGAGCAGTAATTCCTCCAATAAATGATGGAATGACCTCAGCCTCTCCAGGGGAGAATATCACAGTATTAGGTTACATGTATAATCCTTGTGATCAAGGAATATTCACTGCAAAAGCCTATGCTGAACTAATCTCCTTAAACGGCCAAGTAGTAGCTAAAGCCCCAATGACTTTAGCTCCAGATAAAACGATACTAGGGATTTACAACTTATTCGGATATCATATAGCTAATATTACAATTCCTGATAACGTGACCCCAGGCTACTACAAAGTTGTTGTTACTTCCTGCTTATCTACAATATTCGGTCCAAGCTATGGTAACTTCACTACCTTCATTTATATAAGTAACTCAACGTTATCTTATCACGTTAAGAGTGTATCAGAAGTTTATGAAGGACAATATGTTAAAGTCCTTGCAAATATAACATATACTAACGGTACTGAAGTAAAGTTTGGAGAATTCACAGCAGGATTTATTCCAGCACAAGAAAACTATAGGCAAATATGCATAGAATTTGACACTGGTATTTCTATGCAGTATAATTCAACTCTTGGAGAATGGGAGGCAGTATACCAGATTCCTTCAATACTTACTGAACAATGTACAATATACAAAGGTTTTCCAGAACAAAGCTTATCTGGTTTCTGGGACGTTATAGTTGAAGGTACCTCTGCTAGCGGGGAGAACGTGATAAGCAGTTATTCATATTTTGATGTCTTGAAATACACTTACGTTGGGACTCAGATAATTACTCCTACCAATGCAAGTAATGTTCCTCTGCTAATATTCAACGGTACAAACTACATATTACAAGGAGTATATAGTCCGAAGATCAAGGTTGAAGGAATTCAAGGACTTATAGTTAGGTGTTCAATAATAGGTTCCCTGTGTGCAACTGGATCGACAGTAACTGTAGAGAAGTCTACAGTATTCTCAATTACGGCAAGCTCATCTTCTCTGAGCTTAATACAAGATACTGTAGGGCCTACCAATGACGCCTTGAACTTAGTGAATTCTAATGCGACTTTAATATCTACAGTTATTGAAGACTCTGCTTATGCTTTCAATATTACTTCTAGTAAGGTAAGCATGGAAGGAGTTTCTTACATAAACGTTACTAAATTGTCTAACTTGCCTACTCCAACTATAGTTAGCTACTATCCAGTTAACATAACTACATCATCTGCAACTGTAACCTTTAACATCTCTGGACAGGATCTAAAGGTAATAGGAGTACTTATTAATGGAGAGCCAATAACATTCACATCAACTCCCACATCAACAGGGATATCAGTTTCAGTTCCATTTAATGCAAGTACTAAACCATCTGGAGTTTATTATGTTACTATAGAAGTATACGACGGACTCAGTTATAACTTAACTACAGTAGTATTTAACTCGTATCATGAGGTAGTGCAATCACAGAGCGTATCTAGCTTGTCCTCACAGCAGAAGTCGTTATCCAGTCAAGTATCCTCGCAAGCCAGCTCTCTCTCCTCTCTATCATCTACGTTATCTTCAGAGAGCAGTCAACTATCCTCGCAAGCTGGAAGAATTGGTTCCGCATCCTCCTCAGCGACAGATGGTGAAATTCTAGGTGTAGTAGGCATAATCTTGGCAATAGTGGCCATAGTTCTTCTCTTAGTTAGGGGTGGTAAACGTGAATAA
- a CDS encoding AIR synthase family protein, with amino-acid sequence MLGKIDRKTFDEVIYPHLGEIHKEVIIPPMNGVDTGAIEIDEKRVMVVKTDPVFIVPQFGLRKAAWFAVHILASDVMTSGIPPRYAMIDLNLPPSMTDEEFKEMWIGMHEAMKEIGVMVTAGHTGRYEGVNYPMLGGFSMIGIGEKDKLGSPYKVREGDLVIVTKGPAIEATALLVNLYPEYFKEKLPADVFKEAYDMYWKMSCWKDGLIASKIGIHLMHDATEGGLWNALVEVSEVTKKRIRILEDKLFINRAVKEVTSLVNIDPWISISEGTMVILTDKPEVKDALMREGFEAEIIGKVEEGEEGVYLGSKKIERPKEDPFWRAFFDLQKKVS; translated from the coding sequence ATGCTAGGAAAAATAGATAGAAAAACATTCGACGAAGTAATTTACCCCCACTTAGGGGAAATTCATAAGGAAGTCATAATCCCGCCAATGAACGGAGTTGATACCGGAGCTATAGAAATAGACGAGAAAAGAGTAATGGTAGTTAAAACAGATCCCGTCTTTATAGTTCCTCAATTTGGGCTTAGAAAAGCAGCTTGGTTTGCAGTGCATATTTTAGCAAGCGATGTGATGACTTCGGGTATTCCGCCCAGGTATGCAATGATAGACCTAAATTTACCTCCTTCCATGACTGACGAGGAATTTAAAGAAATGTGGATAGGAATGCACGAGGCAATGAAGGAAATAGGAGTAATGGTAACTGCAGGTCACACGGGGAGATATGAAGGAGTTAATTATCCTATGCTAGGAGGATTCTCAATGATAGGCATAGGAGAAAAGGATAAGTTAGGTTCTCCTTATAAAGTAAGGGAAGGAGATTTAGTTATAGTAACTAAGGGACCTGCTATTGAAGCAACAGCTCTTCTGGTTAACTTATACCCTGAGTATTTTAAGGAAAAATTGCCTGCAGACGTATTCAAGGAAGCTTACGATATGTATTGGAAAATGAGCTGTTGGAAGGACGGATTAATAGCTAGCAAAATAGGAATCCATTTAATGCACGATGCAACTGAAGGAGGATTATGGAATGCATTAGTTGAAGTTTCGGAAGTTACTAAAAAGAGAATAAGAATCCTTGAAGATAAGCTATTCATTAATAGGGCAGTAAAGGAAGTAACATCGCTAGTCAATATAGACCCTTGGATTTCAATAAGCGAAGGAACGATGGTAATACTAACCGATAAGCCTGAAGTTAAAGATGCACTAATGAGAGAAGGATTTGAAGCTGAAATAATAGGAAAAGTCGAGGAGGGAGAGGAAGGAGTTTACTTAGGTAGTAAGAAAATAGAAAGACCTAAAGAAGATCCGTTCTGGAGGGCATTCTTCGACTTGCAAAAGAAGGTGTCCTAA
- a CDS encoding NifB/NifX family molybdenum-iron cluster-binding protein gives MRIAIPTTNGRVDGPGEGEDVLIYEINGDDIKLVEKYENPALKATAARGARMLKSALDKGVNAVIVAEIGPPGVRLLKGKAKIYLAEGLTVEEALEKFKRGELQETDKPTHEEHHHEF, from the coding sequence ATGAGAATAGCTATTCCGACAACTAACGGAAGGGTAGACGGCCCAGGAGAAGGAGAAGACGTACTGATTTATGAGATTAACGGAGATGATATAAAGCTTGTTGAAAAATACGAGAATCCTGCACTAAAAGCTACTGCAGCTAGAGGAGCACGCATGTTAAAATCCGCTCTAGACAAAGGAGTTAATGCGGTAATAGTAGCTGAAATAGGTCCTCCGGGAGTTAGATTACTTAAAGGTAAAGCAAAAATATACTTAGCTGAAGGATTGACCGTTGAGGAGGCACTTGAGAAATTCAAGAGAGGAGAACTTCAGGAAACTGATAAGCCTACGCACGAAGAACACCATCACGAGTTTTAA
- a CDS encoding exodeoxyribonuclease III encodes MRIISWNVNGLKAIMNKGFVDTIKGFDADVLMFQEIKTDVIPLDLQALGYGIFVFPAERKGYSGTMTMSRIHPISVSYGIGKKEYDSEGRTIILEFPEFYVINTYFPNAGEGLKRLDFKLAFNKDFEKFILSLKKPCIICGDFNVAHQEIDIARPKDNVNHAGFTPQEREWFSHFLSLGFVDTYRMFVKEGGHYSWWSYRFHAREKNIGWRIDYCVTSEKLRDRIIKADILEKVMGSDHAPILLEIR; translated from the coding sequence ATGAGGATAATCTCTTGGAACGTTAATGGGCTGAAAGCTATTATGAACAAGGGTTTCGTGGATACAATAAAAGGTTTTGATGCCGACGTTCTTATGTTTCAAGAAATAAAAACTGATGTAATCCCCTTAGATCTTCAAGCTTTAGGTTATGGAATTTTTGTCTTTCCTGCAGAGAGAAAGGGATACAGCGGAACAATGACAATGAGTAGAATTCATCCTATTTCAGTATCTTACGGAATTGGAAAGAAAGAATACGACAGCGAAGGAAGGACGATTATCCTAGAATTCCCTGAGTTTTATGTAATCAACACATACTTCCCAAATGCGGGAGAAGGGTTAAAGAGGTTAGATTTTAAACTTGCATTTAACAAGGATTTTGAAAAGTTCATTTTATCCCTCAAAAAACCTTGTATAATTTGTGGAGACTTCAACGTTGCTCATCAAGAAATAGACATTGCGAGACCTAAAGATAACGTAAATCATGCTGGATTTACTCCTCAAGAGAGGGAATGGTTTTCTCACTTTTTATCCTTAGGTTTTGTAGATACATATAGAATGTTCGTGAAAGAGGGAGGGCATTATAGCTGGTGGTCTTATAGGTTCCACGCTAGAGAAAAGAACATAGGCTGGAGGATAGACTACTGTGTGACTTCAGAGAAATTAAGAGATAGAATAATTAAGGCAGATATCCTGGAGAAAGTAATGGGTTCAGATCATGCTCCTATCTTACTGGAAATACGATAA
- a CDS encoding alkaline phosphatase family protein, producing the protein MIYPDYTRNNLYNVACSIENSLIGDKESCSNITLSDKIFLVLVDGMGYNILKSATEGIKFDKIYTVFPSTTATALTTLMTAKKPAEHKILGYTTYVDKIGVINALKYTMPETSEVDLLKKALGSMEDAFNLKSIGKKAREKGKKSASILPKCIAGSEFTKTLYTNVEEYRTLWDGIYKAKIFAEKGVNFITLYIPDVDLTAHRYGPYAEPTLRATKDIISMILRDIPKGYDVIITADHGFIQTDTAIMLDEDKGLVSYLDSPPFGDARAVFMKSRKDLRYMEEKYPNFKVFTLDEVKELGLLGEKGENLDIHADYLGVPTDRKVYVYRYKGGYAGHKGHHGAMLEEEMEIPLLRYS; encoded by the coding sequence ATGATATATCCAGATTACACAAGGAACAACCTATATAACGTTGCATGCAGTATAGAGAATTCGTTAATTGGAGATAAGGAAAGTTGCTCAAATATTACACTATCAGATAAAATATTTTTAGTACTTGTTGACGGAATGGGTTACAATATCTTAAAGTCCGCAACTGAAGGAATAAAGTTTGATAAAATTTACACAGTTTTTCCTTCAACTACTGCAACAGCATTAACTACGCTAATGACAGCAAAAAAACCTGCAGAGCATAAGATACTAGGTTACACTACTTACGTCGACAAAATAGGGGTAATAAATGCACTAAAATATACCATGCCAGAAACTTCCGAAGTCGATCTGCTTAAAAAGGCTTTAGGAAGCATGGAGGACGCATTTAATTTAAAGAGTATAGGAAAGAAAGCCAGAGAAAAGGGTAAGAAATCTGCATCAATTTTGCCTAAATGTATTGCAGGTAGTGAATTCACAAAGACACTTTACACAAATGTTGAGGAGTATAGAACTCTTTGGGACGGAATATATAAGGCAAAAATCTTTGCGGAAAAAGGAGTAAATTTCATTACACTTTACATTCCTGACGTTGATTTAACAGCACACAGATACGGTCCTTATGCAGAACCCACTTTGCGCGCAACGAAAGATATTATTTCAATGATTTTAAGAGACATTCCAAAAGGATATGACGTGATAATAACTGCAGATCATGGGTTTATACAAACAGATACCGCAATAATGCTAGATGAGGATAAAGGTCTTGTTTCTTACCTAGATTCTCCTCCATTCGGTGATGCAAGGGCAGTATTCATGAAGAGCAGGAAAGATCTTAGGTATATGGAGGAGAAGTATCCAAACTTTAAAGTATTTACGCTTGATGAGGTTAAGGAATTAGGATTATTAGGAGAAAAAGGGGAAAATCTGGATATTCATGCGGATTATTTAGGAGTACCTACCGATAGGAAGGTCTACGTATATAGGTATAAAGGCGGCTACGCAGGTCATAAGGGACATCACGGAGCAATGTTAGAGGAGGAAATGGAAATACCGCTATTGAGGTATTCTTGA
- a CDS encoding DsrE family protein, with translation MAKIFVISTAGKDDINRAMMAMNFALGARKNAGATVALMFLGRGVETLLREAGNAAQMKKVIEDMVNAGIDVSYCGISLKNMGLNKDLIFDGIKEVMGGVETAKRIDEGYSVVSF, from the coding sequence ATGGCAAAAATCTTCGTTATTTCAACTGCAGGAAAAGATGATATTAACAGAGCAATGATGGCAATGAATTTTGCATTGGGAGCAAGGAAAAATGCAGGAGCGACGGTAGCTTTGATGTTCTTAGGGAGAGGAGTTGAAACTTTACTAAGAGAAGCAGGAAATGCAGCACAAATGAAGAAAGTAATAGAGGACATGGTTAATGCTGGGATAGACGTGAGTTACTGCGGAATTTCGCTGAAGAACATGGGTTTAAATAAGGATTTAATATTCGACGGAATAAAAGAAGTAATGGGTGGAGTAGAGACTGCTAAGAGAATCGACGAAGGATACTCAGTAGTAAGCTTCTGA
- the nadC gene encoding carboxylating nicotinate-nucleotide diphosphorylase — MIEQIFISRLMQFLEEDYYPEDLTSRIVEGYRIRSYVRSKDEGILAGNRFIIPFLKYLEFEVKSSEADGKGVKKGDNLIIFEGDADKSLSVERLILNILGKLSGIATATYTMVKLAREVNPTVRIAGTRKTTPGLRVFEKYAIEVGGGDPHRFNLSDAVLIKDNHLTIIGSIEKAVKMARQIASFTKKIEIEVSSYEDAIKAYKAGVDAILLDNMSVNEIAEVVLELKGKVILEASGRINLDNVKSYAKTGVDIISSGYVTHSSRALDFSMDVELLR; from the coding sequence ATGATAGAGCAAATTTTCATTTCAAGGCTAATGCAGTTTCTAGAAGAGGATTATTATCCAGAAGATTTAACAAGCAGAATTGTTGAGGGATATAGAATCAGATCTTATGTGAGGTCTAAGGATGAAGGAATACTTGCGGGTAATAGGTTCATTATTCCGTTCCTTAAATACTTGGAATTTGAGGTTAAATCTTCAGAAGCTGACGGTAAGGGTGTTAAAAAAGGAGATAACTTAATTATTTTTGAAGGAGATGCTGATAAGTCTTTATCCGTAGAGAGGTTAATACTAAATATCTTGGGAAAGCTTTCAGGGATTGCTACTGCTACATATACCATGGTGAAACTTGCTAGGGAGGTTAATCCCACAGTAAGGATTGCGGGAACTAGAAAAACTACTCCCGGCTTAAGAGTTTTTGAGAAGTATGCGATAGAAGTAGGAGGCGGAGATCCGCATAGGTTTAACTTGTCTGACGCTGTGCTGATTAAGGATAATCACTTGACTATTATAGGCAGTATAGAGAAAGCAGTAAAAATGGCTAGACAGATTGCAAGTTTTACTAAGAAGATTGAAATCGAAGTCTCCAGTTATGAGGATGCAATTAAGGCGTATAAGGCAGGAGTTGACGCAATACTTTTAGATAATATGAGCGTTAATGAGATTGCTGAAGTAGTTTTAGAGCTTAAAGGTAAGGTAATACTTGAGGCGTCAGGAAGGATAAATCTTGATAACGTTAAGAGCTATGCGAAGACTGGAGTTGATATAATTTCTAGTGGTTACGTTACTCACTCATCAAGGGCGCTGGACTTCTCAATGGATGTAGAGCTTCTGCGTTAG
- a CDS encoding alanine--glyoxylate aminotransferase family protein has protein sequence MTRKILMHVGPETIDYDVLLGGIKGDVGFTSKEFVDALSYSLKFLRKLMGVSEKYQPFIIPGGGTSAMESVTSLLRKGDKVLVVSNGVFGNRWIDIFSRYPVTVKSIRAKAGYYIKPEEVEEEIKREHYNLVAMTHVETSTGVKEPIQEVIKRIRDYADLIVVDGVASVGGEEVKAEDWKADVFLTASQKAIGTPPGAGLLVLSENAINKLSDESVAGYYLNLKNWLGVMQSMEKSKASYFSTLPVHLILMIRKAFELIEAEGIENRIKRHEIVSSAVRKGIEALGLEIVAKTPEAYSNTVTGVMLKKANPNDVLSQSLAEGIELAPGVHPDLAGKYFRIGHMGWVNVNDVISTIAVIERVLSRLGEPINFGEGVKAVQEYLNSGISISSSNIAP, from the coding sequence ATGACTAGAAAAATTTTAATGCATGTTGGTCCCGAAACAATAGATTACGACGTACTTTTAGGTGGAATTAAAGGAGATGTAGGTTTTACATCAAAGGAATTCGTAGATGCATTGTCTTATTCCCTAAAGTTTTTGAGAAAATTAATGGGAGTAAGCGAAAAATATCAACCTTTTATAATCCCTGGAGGAGGAACTTCCGCAATGGAAAGCGTAACTTCACTCCTAAGAAAAGGAGACAAAGTTCTTGTAGTATCAAATGGAGTCTTCGGTAACCGTTGGATAGACATATTTTCCAGATATCCCGTCACAGTAAAATCAATAAGGGCAAAAGCAGGGTATTACATCAAACCTGAAGAAGTAGAAGAGGAAATAAAGAGAGAGCATTATAACCTAGTAGCAATGACTCATGTTGAGACAAGTACTGGAGTTAAGGAACCTATTCAGGAGGTTATTAAAAGGATAAGGGACTATGCAGACTTAATAGTTGTTGATGGAGTTGCAAGTGTAGGAGGAGAAGAAGTTAAGGCTGAAGACTGGAAGGCTGATGTGTTTTTAACAGCCAGCCAAAAAGCTATAGGTACTCCTCCTGGAGCAGGATTACTAGTGCTCTCAGAGAACGCAATTAATAAGCTAAGTGATGAAAGCGTTGCAGGTTATTACCTTAATCTAAAGAATTGGTTGGGAGTAATGCAATCAATGGAGAAAAGTAAGGCTTCATACTTCTCTACCCTACCCGTTCACCTGATTTTAATGATAAGGAAAGCGTTCGAGCTAATAGAAGCTGAAGGAATTGAAAATAGGATTAAAAGACATGAGATTGTATCCTCTGCAGTGAGGAAAGGAATTGAAGCTCTAGGTTTAGAAATAGTTGCAAAAACTCCGGAAGCTTATAGTAATACCGTGACAGGAGTAATGTTAAAGAAAGCAAATCCCAACGACGTACTTTCACAGTCTCTCGCTGAGGGAATAGAACTTGCACCAGGAGTTCATCCCGACTTAGCAGGAAAATATTTCAGAATAGGACATATGGGATGGGTTAATGTTAACGATGTGATTTCAACAATAGCCGTAATTGAGAGAGTTTTAAGCAGACTTGGAGAGCCAATCAATTTTGGAGAAGGAGTTAAGGCGGTTCAAGAATACCTCAATAGCGGTATTTCCATTTCCTCCTCTAACATTGCTCCGTGA